A stretch of DNA from Shewanella sediminis HAW-EB3:
GTGTACTTCGGGATAGGCCGCAACGGAGATATCAAAATCGGCGACAGAACGCAGTAATCGCACTAAGTCATTGGCAAAACGAGTAGGCTTAGGGCTGCCCTCAGGCAGATCGCCGCGTAGTGCCACGATATCCCTGATACCTGAATTCCAATAATGCTTAGCAAGCTCTTTGAGCTCTTCATCGCTGGCATCGACCAGGGTGAGATGCGGCGCGGCAACTAAATCAGTTTCCTTCTGAATACGCTCAATCACACCATGGGTACGGTCACGCACGCCGGAGTTCGCACCGTAAGTAACAGAGACAAACTTCGGATTAAGCGGTTCGAGGCGACGAATGGAATTCCAGAGGATTTTTTCCATCTCTGGAGTGGCAGGAGGGAAGAACTCAAAAGAAACGTTAATATCGCCATTCAGCTCGGCTAAGCTCTGGTTTAGCGATGTAGCATGTTGTGCATGATGAAAACCCATTTCTATCCCCTCTACGACTCGACTATCTTCAATAAACAAATTCTTTTAGACGTTTGGACGTCTATACATCCATATTAGTGAAACTCTGATTTAAGTCAATAGCAAATAGAGTACTAAATACAAATAAGATAGTTCAAATATACGGAGGGACGCGACCTCGTTGCTGGAGGACGGCTTAAAAACGCCTACAAGTTCGGCAAAAAGCGCCTCCTAGGACGGGCTTCGCCCTGCGAGGACGCATGAAATAAGGACGCGACTTCGTCGCTGGAGGACGGCTTAAAACGCCTACTAGTTCGGCAACAAGCGCCTCCTAGGACGGGCTTCGCCCTGCGAGGACGCATGAAATAAGGACGCGACTTCGTCGCTGGAGGACGGCTTAAATACGCCTACGAGTTCGGCAAAAAGCGCCTCCTAGGACGGGCTTCGCCCTGCGAAGACGCAGCAAAGCTGCTATGAGAAAAAGCTTTTGCTTTTCTCTCGAAGCGCCCCCCGAAGCGCCCTTCTTACTCCTGTAACAGATCTCTGCAGATCTGTGCCAGAT
This window harbors:
- the metF gene encoding methylenetetrahydrofolate reductase, with protein sequence MGFHHAQHATSLNQSLAELNGDINVSFEFFPPATPEMEKILWNSIRRLEPLNPKFVSVTYGANSGVRDRTHGVIERIQKETDLVAAPHLTLVDASDEELKELAKHYWNSGIRDIVALRGDLPEGSPKPTRFANDLVRLLRSVADFDISVAAYPEVHPDALNAQADLINLKKKIDAGANRAITQFFFDVESYLRFRDRCVAAGIDVEIVPGILPVTNFKQLKRFAGMTNVSIPGWLHKQFEGLDDDPTTRQMVGANVAIDMVKVLSREGVKDFHFYTLNRAELTYAICHTLGVRPGK